In one Procambarus clarkii isolate CNS0578487 chromosome 29, FALCON_Pclarkii_2.0, whole genome shotgun sequence genomic region, the following are encoded:
- the LOC123764997 gene encoding protein starmaker encodes MYPLLHTRLLLGFLGLVSCARVPDDALKPFMPRTSVDINDPPSTDTALPVASDPPSTDTNLPAASDPPSTDTNLPAASDPPSMVTNLPAASDPPSTDTNLPAASDPPSTDTNLPAASDPPSTVTNLPAASDPPSTDTNLPYHTTTATPDGDENSAKTPGSRLSKASQQLEDPSKRLKKLPSVGGSGGNLTEKTPPNGVSGRGDDEGSVKGEDGGGESDWKSTYDNDDEGETDDDAEYIDLDDAELDHEEEYEYEDDEGDDTDADDTGDEGDNALYSGDGDDDDDDQEESDDDQEESDDDEEHDESEDNNDENEYDGYIQSYWDGDDDDDDNQDHDDEENDNRDFPMDSDEEMVFMYLLGNETSALTPFSSSKDHDSLPVLARDARNTSPEALAVTDDEMGGAGTLAVTEAAKNAEEHLGSQKVSGDGRQDAVLTWRRVCAQKRDSDCVN; translated from the exons ATGTACCCGCTCCTCCACACACG GCTGCTCTTGGGCTTTCTGGGCTTGGTATCATGCGCCAGGGTGCCCGACGATGCTTTAAAACCTTTTATGCCCAGGACTTCTGTTGATATTAATGACCCACCATCCACGGACACCGCACTTCCTGTCGCTAGTGACCCACCATCCACGGATACCAACCTCCCAGCCGCTAGTGACCCACCATCCACGGATACCAACCTTCCAGCCGCTAGTGACCCACCATCCATGGTTACCAACCTTCCAGCCGCTAGTGACCCACCATCCACGGATACCAACCTTCCAGCCGCTAGTGACCCACCATCCACGGATACGAACCTTCCAGCCGCTAGTGACCCACCATCCACGGTTACCAACCTTCCAGCCGCTAGTGACCCACCGTCCACGGATACCAACCTTCCTTACCATACAACTACAGCAACACCTGACGGAGATGAGAACTCAGCCAAGACGCCCGGGTCCCGTTTGTCAAAAGCGTCCCAACAACTGGAAGACCCAAGTAAACGCCTTAAGAAACTGCCTAGTGTAGGTGGAAGCGGTGGTAACCTGACGGAGAAAACACCGCCAAATGGTGTCTCTGGTAGAGGCGATGATGAGGGCAGTGTCAAAggggaagatggtggtggtgaaagtgaCTGGAAGTCTACATATGACAATGACGACGAAGGTGAAACGGACGATGACGCTGAATATATTGATTTAGACGATGCTGAACTCGACCATGAAGAGGAATACGAGTATGAAGATGACGAGGGTGATGACACTGATGCTGATGACACAGGTGATGAGGGTGACAATGCCCTgtacagtggtgatggtgatgatgatgatgatgaccagGAAGAGAGTGATGATGACCAGGAAGAGAGTGACGATGACGAGGAGCATGATGAGTCTGAAGATAATAATGATGAAAATGAGTACGACGGATACATCCAAAGTTACTGGGACGGAGACGATGATGACGACGACAACCAAGACCACGACGACGAGGAAAATGACAACCGCGACTTCCCGATGGACAGTGATGAAGAGATGGTATTCATGTACCTTCTTGGCAACGAAACCAGTGCCTTGACCCCCTTCAGTTCGAGCAAAGACCATGACTCTCTGCCGGTGCTCGCTAGAGACGCCCGAAACACATCCCCTGAAGCACTCGCGGTCACAGACGATGAAATGGGCGGTGCAGGGACGCTCGCGGTGACAGAGGCGGCGAAGAACGCTGAAGAGCACCTTGGTTCTCAGAAAGTGTCTGGCGACGGGAGGCAGGACGCCGTACTTACTTGGCGACGGGTATGTGCCCAGAAGCGAGACAGTGATTGTGTTAACTGA